One part of the Ruegeria sp. SCSIO 43209 genome encodes these proteins:
- the phnF gene encoding phosphonate metabolism transcriptional regulator PhnF, whose product MRDTPTKTPIWKAIADALRSDMAEGRYGPGDKLPTEAALAERFGVNRHTVRHGISALVDEGLIRTRRGAGAFVAATPTDYPIGSRVRFHENLIAAGRRPEKRVLHVEERAATEGEATALTVSPGDQICAYHGLSLADGHPIAVFESMFPLDRLPGICAALQHTSSVTEALNRSGVTDYTRASTRLTATRATATQALHLQVSEGDPLLRSSGVNVDEKGQPVEFGRTWFVGDRVTLTLES is encoded by the coding sequence TTGCGTGACACTCCCACCAAAACCCCGATCTGGAAGGCCATCGCCGACGCACTTCGCAGCGATATGGCCGAAGGGCGCTATGGCCCGGGTGATAAGCTGCCAACCGAAGCGGCACTGGCAGAGCGGTTCGGTGTGAACCGCCATACGGTGCGTCACGGCATCTCGGCCCTTGTGGATGAGGGCCTAATCCGAACGCGCCGGGGCGCGGGCGCTTTCGTGGCAGCCACGCCCACCGATTACCCCATCGGCTCGCGGGTGCGATTCCATGAAAACCTCATCGCTGCTGGTCGCAGACCAGAAAAGAGGGTGCTTCATGTTGAAGAACGGGCAGCGACCGAGGGCGAGGCCACCGCGCTGACTGTTTCACCCGGTGATCAGATCTGTGCGTATCACGGCCTCTCATTGGCGGACGGGCACCCGATTGCCGTGTTCGAAAGCATGTTTCCTCTTGATCGACTGCCAGGCATCTGCGCAGCGCTACAACACACCAGCAGCGTTACCGAGGCGTTAAACAGGTCGGGTGTCACTGACTATACTCGGGCCTCAACCCGTCTGACGGCCACGCGCGCCACGGCCACTCAAGCTCTGCATCTGCAGGTTTCGGAAGGTGATCCGCTTCTCAGATCATCCGGGGTGAATGTGGACGAAAAGGGACAACCGGTTGAATTTGGCCGAACCTGGTTTGTTGGAGATCGGGTGACACTGACCCTTGAGAGTTAA
- the phnG gene encoding phosphonate C-P lyase system protein PhnG — protein MKDTFDENADRKAWMSLLAKAPEGRVAALLDAAMPRPGFTWLRAPEIGSTMVRARAGGTGAPFNLGEMTVTRCALTLGAGEVGHAYIQGRRKEDAEVAALVDALMQTDVSDLLRTKVLTPLRDELTNAKAARAAKAAATKVDFFTMVRGED, from the coding sequence ATGAAAGACACTTTTGATGAAAACGCGGACCGGAAGGCTTGGATGAGCCTGCTGGCCAAAGCGCCGGAGGGGCGCGTGGCCGCCCTATTGGATGCAGCGATGCCTCGCCCCGGCTTCACATGGCTGCGTGCTCCTGAGATTGGCAGCACCATGGTTCGGGCTCGCGCTGGCGGGACCGGTGCGCCGTTCAATCTGGGCGAAATGACGGTAACACGCTGTGCGCTGACTCTGGGAGCGGGCGAAGTCGGACATGCCTATATACAAGGCCGTCGGAAAGAAGATGCCGAAGTCGCCGCGCTGGTTGATGCACTGATGCAGACAGATGTGTCTGATCTGTTGCGCACAAAAGTGCTGACCCCTTTGCGAGATGAGCTGACCAATGCAAAGGCCGCGCGTGCCGCCAAAGCCGCAGCCACTAAGGTTGATTTCTTCACCATGGTACGAGGAGAGGATTGA
- a CDS encoding carbon-phosphorus lyase complex subunit PhnI, producing MYVAVKGGERAIENAHAWLAEERRGDTDVAELSIAQIREQLSLAVNRVMAEGSLFDPDLAALAIKQSRGDLIEAIFLIRAYRTTLPRFGASEPVDTGAMACDRRISATFKDLPGGQVLGPTFDYTHRLLDFKLAADGEVPKAPAREAELGDVPHVTDFLNREGLIEETPNDDTPPPDLTREPLEMPADRALRLQALTRADEGFTLGLAYSTQRGYARNHAFVGELRIGSVPVEMEIPELGFAIEIGEVVLTECETVNQFKGSKTEPPQFTRGYGLVFGQTERKAISMALVDRALRWEELGEDNVGAPAQDAEFVLYHADNIQATGFLEHIKLPHYVDFQSELELVRKLRREAGADQVQEAAE from the coding sequence ATGTATGTCGCAGTAAAAGGCGGTGAGCGCGCGATTGAGAACGCCCACGCTTGGCTTGCCGAAGAACGCCGCGGTGATACCGATGTGGCGGAACTGAGCATCGCGCAAATCCGCGAACAGCTTAGCCTGGCGGTCAATCGGGTTATGGCCGAAGGCTCGTTGTTCGATCCTGATCTGGCCGCGCTTGCGATCAAGCAGTCGCGCGGCGATCTGATTGAGGCCATCTTCTTAATCCGCGCCTATCGAACCACGTTGCCACGCTTTGGCGCATCCGAGCCTGTTGATACCGGGGCAATGGCTTGTGACCGGCGCATTTCGGCAACCTTCAAGGACTTGCCGGGCGGGCAGGTGCTTGGGCCGACCTTCGACTACACTCATCGCTTACTGGATTTCAAACTGGCTGCTGATGGTGAGGTGCCCAAAGCCCCAGCGCGCGAAGCTGAACTGGGCGATGTGCCGCATGTCACTGATTTCCTCAATCGCGAAGGCCTGATCGAGGAAACGCCGAATGACGATACGCCGCCACCTGATCTGACCCGCGAGCCGCTTGAGATGCCCGCCGATCGCGCCCTGCGCCTTCAGGCGCTGACCCGCGCGGATGAAGGTTTCACCCTCGGTCTGGCGTATTCCACACAGCGCGGATACGCGCGCAATCACGCCTTTGTTGGAGAGCTTCGGATCGGGTCCGTGCCGGTTGAAATGGAGATCCCTGAACTCGGCTTTGCCATCGAAATCGGTGAGGTCGTTCTGACCGAATGTGAAACGGTTAACCAGTTCAAGGGCTCCAAAACCGAGCCGCCGCAATTCACCCGAGGTTATGGGCTTGTGTTTGGTCAGACGGAACGCAAGGCGATCTCGATGGCTTTGGTCGACCGTGCGCTGCGGTGGGAAGAACTGGGTGAGGATAATGTTGGCGCACCTGCTCAGGATGCCGAGTTTGTCCTCTATCACGCGGACAACATACAGGCGACGGGGTTTCTAGAGCATATCAAGCTGCCGCATTACGTCGACTTCCAGTCTGAACTGGAACTGGTGCGCAAACTACGCCGCGAGGCTGGCGCGGATCAGGTGCAGGAGGCTGCGGAATGA
- the phnN gene encoding phosphonate metabolism protein/1,5-bisphosphokinase (PRPP-forming) PhnN → MTRGRLIAVVGPSGAGKDSVMLGLCDLLPDLHLVRRVITRAPELGGEDYDAVELAEFEEMAVNGAFAVHWVAHGLCYGIPVAVKDRLSDGADCLANFSRKALLEAAEKFPRFIVLNITAKPETLARRLATRGRESDSEIASRLAQAEKPLPDGLDVITISNDGPLAETVARAAGVLQPASAYR, encoded by the coding sequence ATGACCCGGGGTCGCCTCATCGCTGTGGTTGGCCCGTCGGGGGCTGGCAAAGACAGTGTGATGCTAGGGCTTTGTGACTTGTTGCCCGATTTGCATTTGGTGCGCCGCGTCATCACCCGTGCACCAGAGTTGGGCGGGGAAGACTATGACGCCGTCGAACTCGCCGAATTTGAAGAAATGGCGGTGAATGGTGCCTTTGCGGTGCATTGGGTTGCTCATGGGCTTTGCTACGGGATACCGGTTGCCGTCAAAGATCGGCTGAGTGATGGCGCAGATTGTCTGGCAAATTTCTCCCGTAAAGCTCTGCTCGAGGCCGCAGAAAAATTCCCGCGCTTCATTGTCCTGAATATCACCGCGAAGCCGGAAACTCTTGCTCGGCGTTTGGCGACTCGCGGCCGAGAAAGCGATAGTGAGATTGCAAGTCGGCTTGCTCAGGCAGAAAAACCCTTGCCCGATGGGTTGGACGTTATCACCATTTCCAACGATGGCCCACTGGCCGAGACGGTTGCGCGC
- the phnK gene encoding phosphonate C-P lyase system protein PhnK, translating into MTPLLSVRDITKRYGPNIGCADVSFDLYPGEVMGIVGESGSGKSTLLNCMAGHLTPDAGEVVFDTRAKGPQDTVTMSEPERRMLSRTDWAFVHQHARDGLRMGVSAGGNVGERLMAVGERHYGDIRDKATDWLQRVEIDASRVDDRPTTFSGGMQQRLQIARNLVTGPRLVFMDEPTGGLDVSVQARLLDLLRGLVRDMGLSAIIVTHDLAVVRLLADRLMVMKSGRVVEAGLTDQVLDDPQHAYSQLLVSSVLQV; encoded by the coding sequence ATGACACCTTTGCTGTCTGTTCGGGACATCACAAAGCGCTATGGCCCAAATATCGGCTGTGCCGATGTGTCATTCGACCTCTATCCCGGCGAGGTCATGGGGATCGTTGGCGAAAGCGGGTCAGGTAAGTCGACACTGCTGAATTGCATGGCCGGGCATCTGACCCCGGATGCCGGAGAGGTTGTGTTCGACACCCGCGCAAAAGGTCCGCAGGACACGGTAACGATGTCCGAGCCCGAGCGCCGGATGCTGAGCCGTACCGATTGGGCATTTGTCCACCAACATGCACGCGACGGGTTACGCATGGGCGTCAGCGCCGGTGGGAATGTAGGTGAACGGCTGATGGCCGTTGGAGAGCGTCACTATGGCGACATACGTGACAAGGCCACGGATTGGCTTCAACGAGTGGAGATCGATGCCTCCCGTGTGGATGATCGCCCGACGACATTTTCGGGTGGGATGCAGCAGCGCCTGCAGATTGCACGAAACCTCGTGACCGGTCCTCGGCTGGTGTTCATGGATGAGCCAACGGGCGGTCTGGACGTGTCCGTTCAGGCGCGGTTGCTCGACTTGTTGCGTGGGTTAGTTCGCGACATGGGCTTGTCGGCGATCATCGTCACGCATGATCTGGCCGTGGTGCGCCTGCTGGCAGATCGGTTGATGGTGATGAAATCGGGCCGCGTGGTCGAGGCAGGCCTGACCGATCAAGTGCTTGATGACCCGCAACACGCTTATAGCCAACTTCTTGTCAGTTCCGTTTTGCAGGTGTGA
- the phnE gene encoding phosphonate ABC transporter, permease protein PhnE, translating to MTTIDWNFGLDGAKLDAEKLFQRKRLIGFSIPVVILVYLTYIFFAFDLPGLAQRANLDNAVTLASDSWSHKVHVTRNNRSGQVTYAVEGERKGTYPEGQRPDWVSGEEVTTIDLGRNHIVRFLPDNRTEIEIPDFQLIEVQAKGRRLTTNLPSELPDWISASERRVGVTTPEGRITMTGARTEVFNYFPGWELFWFTLDSPYHGHGLGEILFGAQIDPSRSNIAGAVSDWWNNAMWRHKDVAWAIGETILMAFLGTMGAAMIALPLAFLAAKRFSPIMLLRAATRRLFDFVRGVDALIWTVVLARAFGPGPLTGALAILITDTGTFGKIFSEALENVDQKQIEGVSSTGAKPLQRYRFGVIPQVVPVLLAQILYFLESNTRSATIIGAITGGGIGLMLTQAIQTQKDWEEVAYYIVLIIIMVMFMDWASGWLRGKLIGRKD from the coding sequence ATGACCACAATTGATTGGAACTTCGGGCTGGACGGGGCCAAGCTTGACGCCGAAAAGCTATTTCAGCGTAAACGATTGATCGGCTTTAGCATCCCTGTCGTGATCCTCGTTTATCTCACCTACATCTTCTTTGCCTTCGACCTGCCGGGCCTTGCGCAACGTGCCAATCTGGACAACGCCGTTACACTGGCTTCTGATAGCTGGTCACACAAAGTGCATGTCACACGCAATAACCGGTCCGGCCAGGTGACCTATGCTGTTGAGGGCGAGCGTAAGGGCACTTATCCCGAAGGTCAGCGCCCCGATTGGGTATCGGGTGAAGAGGTGACGACGATCGATCTGGGCCGCAATCATATCGTGCGGTTCCTGCCTGACAACCGGACCGAGATTGAAATACCCGACTTCCAGCTGATCGAAGTGCAGGCCAAGGGACGTCGCCTGACGACAAATCTGCCCTCTGAACTGCCCGACTGGATTTCCGCATCTGAACGGCGTGTTGGCGTCACAACGCCTGAGGGCCGGATCACCATGACGGGCGCTCGGACTGAAGTGTTCAACTATTTCCCGGGTTGGGAGTTGTTCTGGTTCACGCTTGACAGTCCCTACCACGGCCATGGGCTTGGTGAAATCCTGTTTGGCGCGCAGATCGATCCAAGCCGTTCGAATATCGCAGGCGCAGTCTCTGACTGGTGGAACAACGCGATGTGGCGGCATAAGGATGTGGCCTGGGCCATCGGAGAAACGATCCTGATGGCATTTCTGGGTACGATGGGTGCCGCTATGATCGCGCTGCCATTGGCCTTTCTCGCCGCCAAACGGTTTTCGCCGATCATGTTGCTTCGCGCCGCAACGCGCCGTCTTTTCGACTTTGTGCGCGGTGTGGACGCATTGATCTGGACTGTGGTTCTGGCTCGGGCCTTTGGCCCCGGACCATTGACCGGCGCGTTGGCGATTCTGATTACCGACACGGGCACGTTTGGCAAGATCTTCTCGGAGGCGTTGGAAAACGTTGATCAGAAACAGATCGAGGGGGTGTCCTCGACCGGGGCCAAACCGCTACAGCGATACCGGTTCGGGGTGATCCCGCAGGTTGTTCCTGTGCTGCTGGCCCAGATTCTATATTTCCTCGAATCCAATACACGTTCTGCGACGATCATCGGTGCGATCACCGGTGGCGGCATCGGACTGATGCTGACGCAAGCCATCCAGACGCAGAAAGATTGGGAAGAGGTCGCCTATTACATTGTCCTGATCATCATCATGGTGATGTTCATGGATTGGGCCTCGGGCTGGTTGCGCGGCAAGCTGATCGGGCGGAAAGACTGA
- the phnD gene encoding phosphonate ABC transporter substrate-binding protein, which yields MKKTLALAFAATTVLSTAALAEEITEFRIGILGGENAQDRMNSYQCLADYTSEALGVETKLFAPADYNGVIQGLLGGTLDMAWLGASSYAATYLQDPEAVEPVLIKVNVDGSIGYHSIGFARKDSGVTSLDDMKGRVFGFGDPNSTSGYLIPSIEIPQYKEGITMESGEYFGEVKFTGGHEQTIVAVNNGDIDGGVTWADGQGNWEDGYNSGALRKAVDAGLVDMNDMVQIWKSNVIPEGPVVLRKALPADVRATMTDLVDGLHERDPDCAYGVAAGETLGFQPVSHDTYISIVEARKAKIGG from the coding sequence ATGAAAAAGACCCTCGCACTGGCGTTTGCCGCCACGACCGTTTTGAGCACTGCTGCTCTTGCCGAAGAAATCACCGAGTTTCGCATTGGCATCCTCGGTGGTGAAAATGCCCAGGACCGCATGAACTCGTACCAGTGTCTTGCAGACTATACCTCTGAGGCGTTAGGAGTTGAGACCAAGCTATTCGCCCCGGCGGATTACAACGGTGTGATACAGGGCCTGTTGGGCGGTACACTCGACATGGCATGGCTGGGTGCCTCTTCTTACGCAGCCACCTATCTGCAAGACCCCGAAGCAGTTGAGCCCGTTCTGATCAAGGTCAATGTGGATGGTTCAATCGGGTATCACTCGATTGGGTTCGCCCGCAAGGATAGTGGCGTCACCTCACTGGACGACATGAAAGGCAGAGTGTTTGGGTTTGGTGATCCGAACTCGACCTCAGGTTATCTGATCCCCTCGATCGAAATCCCGCAATACAAAGAAGGTATCACCATGGAGTCGGGTGAGTATTTCGGTGAGGTCAAATTCACTGGTGGCCACGAGCAGACGATCGTCGCTGTGAATAATGGCGACATTGATGGTGGTGTGACCTGGGCCGATGGTCAGGGTAACTGGGAAGATGGATACAATTCTGGTGCCCTGCGCAAAGCGGTTGACGCAGGTCTTGTCGACATGAACGACATGGTCCAGATCTGGAAATCGAACGTTATCCCCGAAGGCCCTGTGGTTCTGCGCAAGGCGTTGCCTGCCGATGTCCGTGCGACCATGACAGATCTTGTCGATGGCCTGCACGAGCGTGACCCCGATTGCGCTTATGGTGTGGCGGCAGGCGAGACGCTGGGTTTCCAGCCGGTATCGCATGACACCTACATCTCGATTGTTGAGGCCCGCAAAGCCAAAATCGGTGGCTAA
- the phnL gene encoding phosphonate C-P lyase system protein PhnL, which translates to MIELNNVSKTFTLHNQGAAVIEVLSDVSFLVSPGECVALTGASGAGKSTLMRMIYGNYLARSGEIRIGDVDIVQAEPRTVIALRREVLGYVSQFLRVVPRVPTVDVVAEPLRAVGISAADAKARAEALLRQLNIPERLWTLSPTTFSGGEQQRVNIARGFAHSYPAMLLDEPTASLDAANREVVLRLIEEAKARGTAIIGIFHDEAARARVCDREIDASQFSPEVAA; encoded by the coding sequence ATGATTGAGCTTAACAACGTCTCAAAGACTTTCACTCTCCATAATCAAGGTGCGGCCGTGATCGAGGTGCTGAGCGATGTATCCTTCTTGGTCTCTCCGGGCGAATGCGTAGCGCTGACGGGCGCGTCTGGAGCGGGCAAGTCCACCCTCATGCGTATGATCTATGGCAACTATCTGGCCCGAAGCGGAGAAATTCGCATCGGTGATGTGGATATCGTGCAGGCAGAGCCTCGGACAGTTATCGCCCTGCGCCGCGAGGTTCTGGGTTATGTCAGCCAGTTTCTCCGCGTGGTTCCGCGCGTGCCCACCGTCGATGTCGTGGCCGAGCCCTTGCGGGCTGTGGGCATTTCCGCTGCTGACGCGAAGGCGCGGGCTGAAGCTCTGTTGCGGCAACTGAACATTCCCGAGCGGCTCTGGACCCTTTCACCGACTACCTTCTCGGGTGGTGAACAGCAGCGTGTCAACATCGCACGCGGGTTCGCCCATTCCTATCCCGCGATGCTGTTGGATGAGCCGACTGCCAGTCTGGATGCGGCCAATCGCGAGGTTGTTCTAAGGCTCATCGAAGAGGCAAAGGCGCGTGGTACTGCAATCATCGGCATTTTCCATGACGAAGCGGCTAGGGCGCGCGTTTGTGATCGCGAAATCGACGCCAGTCAGTTTTCACCCGAGGTCGCGGCATGA
- a CDS encoding DapH/DapD/GlmU-related protein: MARLSAEQPCIHPECEITESTFGAYVEIGKGSRVVHTKMGDYSYCDRYADIANAKVGKFANIAAFSRIGATDHPLHTASCHHFLYRSNDYWDDADRDEVFFSHRKSRIVHIGNDTWIGAGAMIKPEVTLGDGAVVAAGALVTKNVDPYTIVAGKPARPLRLRQPRHIADRLIALAWWNWSHDKLRLALDDFRALTADAFLEKYEP, encoded by the coding sequence ATGGCGCGGCTTTCAGCGGAACAGCCCTGCATTCACCCCGAATGTGAGATTACCGAAAGCACGTTCGGGGCCTATGTTGAAATCGGCAAGGGCAGTCGCGTCGTACATACAAAAATGGGCGACTACAGCTATTGCGATCGTTATGCCGACATCGCCAACGCGAAGGTCGGTAAGTTCGCCAACATCGCCGCGTTTTCGCGGATCGGCGCGACTGATCACCCGCTGCACACGGCGTCCTGTCACCATTTCCTGTATCGCTCGAACGATTATTGGGACGATGCGGATCGGGACGAGGTGTTTTTCAGTCACCGCAAATCCCGAATTGTCCATATCGGGAACGATACATGGATTGGCGCAGGCGCGATGATAAAGCCCGAGGTCACACTGGGTGACGGGGCTGTTGTGGCTGCGGGTGCCTTGGTGACGAAGAATGTAGACCCCTACACAATTGTTGCCGGTAAACCTGCAAGACCCTTGCGACTGCGTCAGCCACGACACATCGCCGATCGGTTGATCGCATTGGCCTGGTGGAATTGGTCTCATGACAAGTTGCGGTTGGCGCTCGACGATTTCCGTGCTCTGACGGCTGATGCGTTTCTGGAGAAATACGAGCCTTAA
- the phnE gene encoding phosphonate ABC transporter, permease protein PhnE: MADLSIGAAPGGVETIQSSYMAQVHKRRLYGGLTLLIFVVLMVSGFNIADSRNAGGFWDGLHQIGDYPTDVFSEAWEKRADLPGLIVKYFPALVETVNIAAVSTLIGAIGGLILSLLGTRGLAKWPGLIPVFRRISDVMRAVPEIVIALVLIFVLGGGPVPAMIAISIHTAGALGKMFSEVSENADLKPVEGLASTGATWSKQMMLGILPHVAPNYISYTLLRFEINIRASAILGFVGAGGLGYELRNAMAWGPGRFDEAGAIFILLFSTIVFFDQVSSRYRNRLTEGQGQ, translated from the coding sequence ATGGCAGATTTATCAATCGGTGCGGCGCCAGGCGGCGTCGAGACCATTCAATCCAGCTATATGGCACAAGTTCACAAGCGCAGGCTTTATGGTGGGCTGACGTTGCTGATCTTTGTGGTCCTGATGGTATCAGGTTTCAACATTGCGGATTCCCGAAACGCGGGTGGGTTCTGGGACGGATTGCATCAGATCGGTGATTACCCGACGGATGTGTTCTCTGAAGCTTGGGAAAAGCGGGCCGATCTGCCTGGCCTGATCGTGAAGTACTTCCCTGCACTGGTTGAGACGGTGAACATTGCCGCAGTTTCCACGTTGATCGGGGCCATCGGTGGTCTGATCCTGTCGCTTCTTGGCACACGCGGGCTGGCGAAATGGCCGGGTTTAATCCCGGTCTTCCGGCGTATCTCGGATGTAATGCGCGCAGTGCCGGAAATCGTTATCGCGCTTGTGCTGATCTTCGTCCTTGGGGGCGGTCCGGTGCCGGCGATGATCGCTATCTCAATCCACACCGCAGGGGCGCTTGGTAAAATGTTCTCGGAAGTATCCGAAAACGCTGACCTGAAACCGGTTGAGGGGTTGGCTTCGACCGGGGCGACTTGGTCGAAACAGATGATGCTGGGTATCCTGCCACACGTCGCGCCAAACTATATCAGCTACACGTTGCTGCGATTTGAGATCAATATTCGCGCTTCTGCCATCCTCGGCTTTGTCGGCGCGGGAGGGTTGGGTTACGAACTGCGCAATGCCATGGCTTGGGGTCCGGGTCGTTTTGACGAGGCCGGCGCGATTTTCATCCTGCTATTCAGCACCATCGTATTCTTCGATCAGGTGTCCAGCCGCTACCGCAACCGTCTGACCGAAGGGCAGGGCCAATGA
- a CDS encoding alpha-D-ribose 1-methylphosphonate 5-phosphate C-P-lyase PhnJ produces the protein MNAYNFAYLDEQTKRMIRRAILKSLAIPGYQVPFASREMPMPYGWGTGGVQVSAAVLTPDDTFKVIDQGSDDTTNAVSIRTFFERTAGVETTTTTSDASVIQTRHRIPEEPLQEGQILVYQVPIPEPLRFLEPRESETRKMHSLEEYGLMHVKLYEDISRHGHIATSYAYPVKVEGRYVMDPSPIPKFDNPKLGDMAAIQLFGAGREQRIYALPPYTQVVSLDFEDHPFEASKADQACGLCGAEDSYLDEVIIDDAGGRMFVCSDTDYCEARQAAGHKGKDAA, from the coding sequence ATGAACGCCTATAACTTTGCTTATCTGGACGAGCAGACCAAGCGGATGATCCGCCGTGCAATTCTGAAAAGTCTGGCGATCCCGGGCTATCAGGTGCCGTTTGCCTCGCGCGAAATGCCTATGCCGTATGGCTGGGGTACGGGCGGTGTGCAGGTCTCGGCCGCTGTGTTGACCCCGGATGACACGTTCAAGGTGATCGATCAGGGCTCGGACGATACCACAAACGCGGTCTCGATCCGCACCTTCTTTGAACGCACTGCAGGGGTTGAAACAACCACAACGACAAGCGACGCCTCCGTGATTCAGACTCGCCACCGGATTCCCGAGGAGCCGCTGCAAGAAGGTCAGATTCTTGTCTATCAGGTGCCTATCCCTGAGCCGTTGCGCTTTCTGGAACCGCGAGAGAGCGAAACCCGCAAGATGCACAGCCTTGAGGAATACGGGCTGATGCATGTGAAGCTGTACGAAGATATCAGTCGTCACGGGCATATCGCGACGTCGTATGCTTACCCGGTGAAGGTCGAAGGCCGCTATGTAATGGACCCGTCGCCAATCCCGAAATTCGATAACCCAAAGCTTGGTGATATGGCTGCGATCCAGCTGTTCGGAGCTGGGCGTGAACAACGGATCTACGCGCTGCCACCCTACACGCAGGTTGTCTCACTGGATTTTGAGGATCATCCGTTTGAGGCGTCCAAGGCCGACCAAGCCTGCGGCTTGTGCGGTGCAGAGGACAGCTATCTGGACGAGGTAATCATCGATGACGCGGGTGGGCGGATGTTCGTCTGCTCGGATACCGACTATTGCGAGGCGCGCCAGGCGGCGGGTCACAAAGGAAAGGACGCCGCATGA
- the phnH gene encoding phosphonate C-P lyase system protein PhnH, giving the protein MQSEALIGGFKDPAIQSAHAFRSVMEAMARPGTVQEISGAVPPAPMSPAAGAVLLTLCDTETPVYLAGALDCDAVRSWLAFHTGAPLTGPSHCMFAIGAWSDLGPLNAYPIGTSEYPDRSVTLIVECPELIASGATLTGPGIKDKAALSLPELEAFQHNQTLYPLGLDFIFTNGSRLAALPRTTEVS; this is encoded by the coding sequence ATGCAGTCAGAAGCCCTGATCGGCGGTTTCAAGGATCCCGCGATCCAATCTGCCCACGCCTTTCGCAGCGTGATGGAAGCAATGGCGCGTCCTGGTACCGTGCAAGAGATTTCTGGCGCAGTTCCTCCGGCCCCAATGTCACCAGCAGCAGGTGCGGTGTTGTTGACGCTTTGCGACACTGAGACGCCCGTTTATCTGGCAGGTGCGCTAGATTGCGACGCCGTACGCAGCTGGCTTGCATTCCACACAGGCGCACCGCTGACCGGCCCGTCGCATTGTATGTTTGCCATTGGTGCGTGGTCGGATCTGGGACCATTGAACGCATACCCGATCGGGACGTCTGAATATCCGGATCGTTCTGTCACGTTGATCGTGGAATGCCCCGAACTCATCGCTTCAGGGGCGACACTGACAGGTCCGGGAATCAAGGATAAAGCCGCGCTTTCATTGCCCGAGCTTGAGGCGTTTCAGCATAATCAGACGCTATATCCACTGGGGCTCGACTTCATCTTCACGAATGGCAGCCGCCTAGCGGCTTTGCCAAGAACGACCGAGGTGTCCTGA